The DNA region GATGCTGCTATTGAGAAGGTGAAAATGGAATGTATTCTTAATGAGCAGTGTTCTGTGTTTCTGCTACAACCTTCAAGGGTTACATTATTGACTTGTTAAGGAACTTATGCATCATGGACCTCACTATATGCAATTTAGTGGTTAGATAAGGCTTGAAGCAAGATAAAGAAAGATTTGTCTTCTTATTTCTAGGCAGATTATTGTggccatttttttcatttaattttttcataagTAGCAATCCAGTGGTTGTAGGTCAGTAGGTGTCTGAATTGTGaataatttttagatttcataaaaaatgttagCATGGTGAGGGAAGCTGTAAGATATGAAAGGATGCGTGGCTAACTACTCTAATATGATATAGCTTCTCCCCCCCCAATCCCTCTCCTGCTCTCTTATCTTTCTTTTGCCCCTCTTTTATGTACTACAACATACTTAACTTGTCTACTCTTTGCAAATTTGTCTCAGTCTCAAATAATTGAATCCCTTGGAGCTACTGTTGAAAGGGTAAGACCCGTCTCAATTACACACAGGGACCACTTTGTCAATATTGCACGCAGAAGGGCACTAGAAGCAAATGAGGCAGCATCAAAGCATAGAAAAGCTAACCAAATGAATGGCGAATCCCTGGAGCAAACCATTGATTACACAACCGGTGGAGAGAAACAAAGTTTGGCTCTACCACATAATTGCAAAGGTGGCTTCTTTGCTGATCAGTTTGAAAATCTAGCAAACTTCCGAGCACACTATGAGGGTACTGGGCCTGAGATTTGGGATCAGACTGGAGGTAGTTTAGATGCATTTGTAGCGGCTGCAGGCACAGGAGGTACAGTGGCTGGTGTTTCCAGGTTTCTCCAggttaatttctttttcctccATTTGTTTAAACATTCATAATAAACTAGTCAATGAGTCCCTTAGCATGTGTTCAACaggaaaaaaatccaaacattaAGTGCTTCCTGATAGATCCTCCCGGTTCTGGTTTATTCAATAAGGTTACAAGGGGGGTGATGTACACTAGAGAGGAGGCTGAAGGACAAAGACTTAAGAATCCGTTTGACACAATAACAGAAGGAATTGGAATCAACAGGTTAACACAGAATTTCATGATGGCAAAACTTGATGGGGCTTTCAGAGGCACAGATTTGGAAGCTGTTGAAATGTCTAGGTAAGTgcatgcttttgtttttttgaagtaaaatattttgctGAGAGGTTGAGAAATGGAACTAATGGGAAAAAGTTGTGCCAATTCGATGAGTTTGTTGTGTTGCTGATTATACAGTACTGTGGATGCATTTCCCTTTTATGATTTACCATTAATATTTGTCAGAttatgaaacataaaaaaatatccaTCCTTTCACCCATTTTCCTTGATTATAACACAATTAATTTATGTGTTTTCATGCTATGCTGCTTGAACTTTATCAGGTTTCTTTTGAAGAATGATGGGCTCTTTCTTGGAAGTTCATCGGCCATGAATTGTGTTGGAGCAGTTAGAGTGGCACAATCCATTGGCCCTGGTCACACTATTGTGACTATTCTTTGTGACAGTGGGATGAGGCATTTGAGTAAGTTTTGCAATGCTGAATACCTGTCTCAGCATGGATTGACACCCAAGGCTATTGGATTAGAGTTTCTGGGGATCAGATGAGATTGTGTGACCTAGACTTTTGGCTTTGATGTTTCTTGTCCACTTCCATCCAAAGTTTGAGCAGGCCTATGCAGCTACATTTTTTCAGCAAAGTTTTGTATTAAATTATAGCAATTATATCAGTGTTTATCTCCCTTAGAATGTGCCATCTTAGTTTTTTGTAGATAACATATTGAAGCAGGATTAGGCAGTAGGCACATATCTGTTAGGATagtgtcacttttttgttttattctctTACAGCAACACTAAACCGAGAGGCACATCTCTGTTTGTTCTACAGACAATTTTTGGTTCATTCTTTTTGGGACATCAATATGTATTTTCTTTCAGAGCTGTATACAGGGATGattgatatcattttttcaaGAGAAATGGGATGAGTTAATGCAGATATACCAGTTATTATGATCAATTGTGGGGCAATAGTGTATATGTTTTTCCTACCCAATTCACATTAACGATTAAAACTACAGTGTCAGGTGGAAATAAATCTGCCAGACTAGGTTCTAGCTTACCAGAAGGATATTTACATTGTATAATGTATGCTACTTATCTTGCTTGGCTTTGCCTTTTAATGTCTAATTTTTGAGCTATTGTAGCCTTTTGAAATCAACTAAGTTCTTGAGTCATAACCTTTGAGCCGTTGTAAATCAGGAAATCAACCAAGTAGTTATAACTGTTGACATGCCTAAAACATTTAGACATGCAGTAATGTGAATCTTCTGCATGATTAACCGGTTCCACTCTCCTCTTATCCATAAATTGTTTATTGTTGTATTGAAAGGACAAAATACTTTGCTTGTCTAAATGAACATACCAGTCCAGATTTCCATTGTTACCAATCAATTAGCGAAAGCTAGTTGCAGTCTTCAACATTGAGAACATTGAGAATATTAATGTTACCACACGTTttaattcattaataaaattccATTTTACTTGCATCGAGATTGAAATTTACAAACCAACTAAAGAGTATAGAAGCTCTGTAATCACTCAATAAGCTAGTTGGAAGTCTTCAACATTGAGAATATTAATGTTACCACACAttataattcattaataaaattccATTTTACTTGCATCGAAATTGAAATTTACAAGCCAACTAAACAGTATTGAAGCACTTTAATCACTCAATTGTATTGCAATTAAGCTTCAGGAGGCCTTCCAGAGGCCACTTTTACTACACAACTTGCCTTTCATCAATGATCAATAGAAGCCTTCCCTTTCAATGATGCAGAATCATGCACCTCAAATTTCTGCGAAATTTTGAAAGGAATTGCttggaaatttatttattttattcttgaaCATCACTTGATTTCTCAATCTCCAAATGTGATCCATAATTTTTGCTGCCATAAGAACAAACTGCTCCTTGGTGACCTGCTCATGTAACACATGAGCTGGAGGACTGACTATACTCTTAATGAGATCAAAGCTGTTATTAGCATTCAAAGATTCAATAAAGAACCCCCAGCTTGAGCTAAACCAAACTGCTTTTGCTACAGAACAGTTTTTGAACAAGGGCAGGCATGTTTCTTCTTTAGTTTCACACAAAGGACAGCAAGTAGCCATCTTACATGTTAGCTTCATTCGAGCTTCTGTTGGTAAGATATCATTTGCAATCTTCCATAATAACATTTCAAAACGCTCATGAAGCTTTAAATTCTGCAAACTTCCTAAAAGCGCTTCACGATCCTGTGTGAGTCTGTGTGATTGAGAAAAACCATTAGCTGATCTGATAGAAAATTCTCCTTTACCATTCATACTGGTTTATTAGGCACGCTTCTGAGTAGCAATGGCAATTTGATAATAGCATTAAATGGTTCTTCATCAAGTAAGCTTTTTAACATGTCTAAATTCCATCCATGGCCATCTGTTTTAAAATCAAGTAAATTCTGCTTGTTGTCATGGCTAAAAGATTTTAATATGCAATAATGCGAATCTATTTAGCTATATATTAAAGCTATTGGCAAAATTGGGTTGAACTCATTAAGAATAATATATGATTCTTTGTATGAGCAAATTACCATAAcatttgaaattcattttatATCATAATTAAATTGAGTTCAATCTATCATTCTAGCATTTGACATTAGTTAATTTAAGCTAATAACTACGTAGCTAATAGATGTTTGGATGAATGCATGTAATTAGTGATGGAATGAACCTCTCGATCTGCCTGAGTTGTTATGAATAATACTGTGTTTTTTAATGCTATGGTTCTTGAAATTTTATCAGGTTTCTTTTGAAGAATGGCAGGGTCTTTCTTGGAAGTTCATTTGCCATGACTTGTGTAGGAGCCGTCAGACGGTCAGTGACATAATCCATTGGCCCTGGTCACACTATTGTGACTATTATTTGTGATGGTGGGATGAGTCAACTGAGTAAGTTTTACAATGCTAAATATCTGTCTCAGCATGGATTAACACCCAAGGCTACTGGATTAGAGTTTCTGGGACATCAGATGAGTTAGTGTAATCCAGAGCTTTGACTTATATGTTTGTTACTTCCATCCAAAGTTTGAGCTGACCTATGCAACTATATTTCTCCAAGAAAGTTCTGTATCTAATTCTAATTTACTGGTGTTTATCCATCTGAATTCTTGTAGATAAAAATACATTGGAGCAGCAACACTAGAGCAGGATTAAACACAGGATATTGtcaattttctgtttcattCTATTTGGGACATCAATATGTATTTTCGTTAAGGGGTTTACAATATATATTACATTCAGAGCTGTGTACAAGGATGATTGAAATCATTTTTCAAGAGAAGTTGAATAAATTAATGCCAATACACCAGTTATTATGGTCTATGGCAATGTCATGAGGAAATAAGTTTGCCAGACAAGTTTGAGTAGTTAGTTCATTTTACTGTGAATAAGACTCTTAGAGCATCATTGTAGAAGGATATTAACAATGAATACTACTTATTTTCCTTAGCTTTGCCTTCTAATCTCTAACCTTTGAGCCATTATAgacaagaaaaaatattgaaaatcaACTAAGTCTTCCTTTTAATCTCTTAACTTTTGAGGACTGTGATCTAGGAAGACTTGAAATCAACCTGTTGGTGTGCCTATAACATTTGGATACGCAATAATGTGAGGTTGTTTATTATTAACTGGTCCCACTCTCCTATTATTCATCAAATGCAAATCATCTTTAAAGGACAAGACAAAGGACACAATGCTTTGCATGGCTAAATGAACATACCAACCAAAATTTCCGTTGTTATTAAGCAACTGGTGAAAGCAAATTGAATTCTTTAACATTGAGAATATTGTTATAACCACACACATGTCAAAAATAAAACTCCTTACTGTCCATCCTTGATACTCCATCATCCAGTGGCTTAGTGTCCACAACAACAAAACTCCTTTTGTCTGCATGTGTGTTTATGCTATTGTTTGTGACTATCCATTGTGATAGTGGGATGAGAAATCTGTGTATGTATTACAATGCCAAATATCTGTCTCAGCTTAGATTGATACCCAAGGTAATTGGATTAGAGTTTTTGGGCATCAAATGAGTTAGTGTGACCTAGAGTCTTGACTTTGCTGTTTCTCTCCACTTTGAACCGGAGTAGTAACACTAGAGAAGGACTAAGTACATCTCTGTTTGTAAGGATAATGACATTTTTGTTTCATACTTTTCAGGACAACAATATTTATCTCATTCAAAGGGAAGGAGTTAATTGCAATTATACCAATTAGAAGATCAATTGTGGAGCAATAAGTTATTTAATGAATTTTCGACCCAAATTCACATGAATGATTAAAATTTAAGACtattttgcaaaaagaaaaaggtttgcCAAACTAAATTGAAAAATCATACATATtctggaaaaagaaaatttacaaaCCAATTAAACAGTACAGAAGTCTATTTTTTCCCTCAACAAACCACTATACATATCCAGTTACTAAGACTATGAACTACTTAGTTTGCATTCCTTTTATTCAAACAAAAGAACAATTATCAAACTCCTTTGCCAATAACAACCTATCCTCCAGTTCTTATAGCATCAATACATACCTTAAGGGTCTGCCATAACGATAACTTCCCAATCACAGGTTGAAACTGCCATACAAGCTCTGTCATCATTCAGTTGCATCACAATTAAACTTCAAGAGGCCTTTCAGAGGCTTCGTTCACTGCTTGGATTTCATCACTAGAAGCATTCCTTTTCAATGATGCAGAAGCATGCTCTTCAACACTCTCAAGAAGCTTTAAATTCTGCAAATTTCCCCCAAGCTCTTCACCCGTTGGTGTGAACCTGTGTGATTGCGAAATACCATTAGCTGATCTCATAGAGAATTCTCCTTTATTACTTAATATGCATACCAGTTTATTAGGCCTGCTTCTTAGTAGCAATGGGGATTTCATAAAGTCATTAAATGGCTCTCCatcaaataagctttttttaaactttttctaAATTCCATCCATGGCCATTTGTTTGAAAATCAAGTTTGTTGTCATGCCTAAAACATTTGGATATGCAATAATGTGAATCTGTTTATCAATAACATATGATTGGATGAAATCAAGTGAGTAAATAATTAGTGATGGAACGAACCTCTCAATCCGTCTGAGTTGTTTGGTGACATCCACCATAGTTGGCCTTGTTTGTGGATCTTCCTCTGTACATGTCAAGGCAAGGTCCAGCACAGCTTGTAACTGCCGTAGTAAACTAACACCTGCTTCCCCATCTTCAGCCAAGATTGCAGGATCCACAATCTCGTTTATGCAACTACCTTGAGCACGGTTATGTATGTATGCTACTAAACTAGAATCTTTATCAATTGTAAATCGGGTTATATTAAGAGAATCCTCTCCAGTTAAAAGTTCTAAAAGAAACCCACCAAAATCATATACATCAGCTTTCTCAGTTACTTTGCCTGTTGCTTTAGACTCTGGAGTGTCGAGAAAAAACGCTTCCACGTCAGCTTCACCTTCGGGAATTGATACAGAAAGATAAAAGTCGGACAATTTGGGAACATCATGTTCATCTAATAAGATACTGGACATATCTATATGCATGTGGATGACAGGTCTTGGGAAGGCAGTATGGAGATAAGAAAGAGCATGAGCAATCTGCCTTGCTATCTTTAACCTTCTCTCCCACACCATCGGCTGATGTTTTAGTTCAGTAACACGGGAGACATAAATTCGATCTGCAAGGACACCATTGGCGGCAAATTCAAACACAGAAATGGGACATGGAGTCTCGAGACAACAGCCTATGGGCTTTAATACATTGCTGTGACCACTCATTTGTGCAGAAATCACTAAATCATTGATAATAAAATCGCGCAACATAAATTTAAAACGCTTAATGAGAACAATTCGTCCTTCAAGAGAACCCTTGTACCAATGGGCCACATATACTCCCAGAAGttcagaagaagaaaagtagTTGGTTGCTAGGAGGAGGTGTTGAGGGGAGAAGGTAGGGATGGGAATAGGCTTGGCATTGCAACACACAATCAGCTTCTCAAGTAACAGGCTTCCATTCTCATAAAacgctctctctctttcctttctttcctctctttcctGTATTcttttaataaagaaatgatATGGCATGAACCAACTCCAGCGCATGATAGCTTGAATGTGGAACGTCCTTACTTGCTCTCTTTTGTTTGTGCTCTGCTAGCGAGGGATGGAGGCTCAGCTGAATGAGAATGACAATGAGGGCAATTTTATTGtaaattcatttcatttcagGAGGGAGGTTTCATCGAAATTAAAGTGGAGCTTTCCTCCTCATTAGCTTTTTTCCGAATTTCAAAAAGGAAAGTAGAGGTTTTGCTTTTCACATTGGCCGATCAAGGCCCGTACCGTGTGTTGACTTGGGTGGGCCCCACCGCTTTCACATTAGTCGTTGATTTTGTCATCCACATTCCACGcatctctctcctttttttttttttttttttttataaattttatgggACTCTTTTGTCATTTGCTTTATAATAATTCCATTCAATTCcaataataatactaaaagtTTCCATTcaattactcttaaaaaaaaaaaaaaaaagagtttccaTTCAACAAAAATGAAGATGGGTAATTAAGATTGATCCTGGAGTTCgcctaattattattattatttttatttctaatgaAAATACCTTTTTGGTCCATCTATTTTGgtcatgtttttaattttatcttcaagtttttataattttattttagttcttatatttttaaacttgCCTATATTTTAATCCCGATGTCATCTCAGTTACAGAAaagcataatttaaaaaaaaaaaaaaatagtagagactaaaatgacaacaaacttaaaaatatagggaccaaaatgaaattataaaaatttgatgactaaattataaatatgaccaaaatataGAAACCAAAATCAAGGAAATTGTCTTTGTCGTTGTGTCTAAAATATTGGAATATACAATAGTGTGAAtctatttttctatatattaaaattattgtcCAAAGTAGGTTGAACATGTTAAGAATATTATATGACCATAAcattaaaatgaaattgagtTAATTAACTTAATTCTATCATCCTAACATTTGACATTAGTTAATTTAAGCTAATAACTGGCTAACAGATGATTGGATGAACCCAAGTACCATAGTTGGCCTTCTATTATTTTCATATCTCAATATTTATTCATGACTTTATCTCTATAAGTTTTTCCATTTATCATGGTTTTTacttactttcttttttttaaagaggatttgttttttttcattaaacCTTGGGAAAGTAAAATAATCCACCTCAAAGGGGCGGGGGTACCAAGTTCATCCCCTTCTTGCATGGCAGCTGCTACCTACTAGTCTTTgcctttccccccccccccccccccctctctctctctctctcttattggTAGGCATGCATACTTggcttttgtgttctttagtatttttctcATTCGTAATCATTTTAATAAAAGGTGTCAGATGGTGGGGTgatagaatttattttaaactctTGTTTACAACTTGGGAAAACTTTGGTCTCAATTTGGATCAGTGTGAAAATTCAAATCTGTTGCTAACAGCGTGTGGTAGTTAGTGGCTGCGCTGTTCGGGTATTCCTACTTGCACcgcaaatttatttatttacttatttttttgtgaaagtgttgtaCCACActccttaaaaaataaagtagttTTGATTGCCTAATTCTAGCTCGTTTTAGTTTTCCTTTAGCAAGTTGTGAAGATTTTTGTTCAGTTATACTTATTCTGCCACAACAATTTCTTTTCACTCCATTAGTTTAAACATTCTTATTAAAGTGATCAATGAATCCCTTGGCACATGTGCTcaacaggggaaaaaaaaattccaacattAAGGTGCTTCTTGATAGATCTTCCAGGTTCTGGGTTATTGAATAAGGTTACAAATTAAacgaggggggggggggggggggcgtgATGGACACTAGGAAGGAGGCTGAAAACAAAGATTGAAGAATCCATTTGACTTATCACAATGACAGAAGGAATTGGAATCAATAAgttaacacaaaaattcaaaatggcAGAACTTGGATGGGGTTTTGAGTGACAGATTTTGGAAGCTATAGAATATTATAGGTAAGTGCATGCACTTGCTTTTCTAAAGTGATATATTTTGCTGAGAGTGAGAGGTTGAGAAATGAATccacttggaaaaaaaattgtgccaaTTCTAAGATTTGTTGTTTTGCTTTGATTCTACTGTACTGTGGATTTTCTCCCTTTTCGTCTACCCTTAATATTTGTCAGATTACGAAACATAAAAAATTCCATTGTTTCACCCATTGTCTTAGCtagaaaacaatttatttttgtctgTTTTCATGCTATGCTGCTTGAATTTTTGTCTTAGctagaaacataaaaaaaataaaaaataaaaatgaaatttttaatagGAAAACTTCTCAAGGTGAGAttaatttttcaccctaaaaaaaaaaaaggtaagattaagtttttttaaaaccatgaaacaaaaaataaatgcaaaagactAACAGGActgtgaaaatcaaataatttgtgttgtgttcacatatttaatactatgaaataaaagtatgtctAACTCTCTCATTGTCTTCCACTCATTGATAGTGAAACATTAAAACATGGTGTGGGTAAGTGTGTATGCACatgtcttatagatgattttaaaccatggtagaatatggcTTTACATTGTGTActaaatattctctctacttatatacccaaaacaaaaattatccaACCAATATGACGGAGGCGATGTCTCCTCAgatttgtctttctctttctttcaaatgttttgtcagtcttaggtcttttatagtgaaacaatgcgttttatttaacaatctacaacatttttatgtttctctatctctctccaaggccttatctggttagttattactattagtccttaattattattatttttactttttttaaaatattaaaatggtgggggtgctaaaagacatgagaaagagagaaatgtgtgatgtaatcttaggcaattaatgagagactaatgagataacagtaaaataagttaatgtaaacttttgggtaatagtaaaaaaaaatacttaaggaaagaagtaaaaaaaatgctaaatgcaaaattagagcgttACTTGGTAAGACCTCACGCACTCCCACATGAGATCtctacttttttatatatatatatatatatatatatatatatttatgattattcctttataatttctaattactaatcaacatgagtctcaaaaaactttatgataggactttatcatacatacaaaataagtatagattttttttttatctttattttttttaaaaaggatattgctattgtgttcatccttataagaatttaagcatagattaaattttcattatttttgacaatttttctttgattcctttataatttatatattgtgttagtttaaatgaattttttctcaagtttTCAGAGGGTGGACTTTAGATAAGACGTTCAACTTTTATACGCCAAGCATTGACtataagtcttgtacatggaacacatagagataagaaattaagaatatggttCATTTTGGTCGGCCTTAacttgatttgtctagacatcaattttctctcttgccaaaagtCCGACTTATTTTTTGTggaagtttccttgattattacttgtatacaaaattctagaaacattaaattggaataggtcccttactaacctaaccaattggaattggATGAAATTTCTTTTCATTCACACTAAACATTGTgtacactccaaattttttctgcatCTCATAATGATACGCTGTTGATAGGTATTatccaagtccaacatgattgagagttgtaattgagactAAGGCTCAGaagctttactattcaatactttgcgagaaaaattaaacactcatttgatgtaacaggagactatgaaatttgacattgtatacactgtgatttgttcttgatgttgtgaaattgctgtaggtactaaaaactctagtttgattagttggcaattcatgttctttaatcgtgaaaagtctacaatggaaaacttttgtgtttctacaacaaatgttttggagagaaaattgttagcccCCTCATCCCATTGGaacccttctatttatacaaaggaaaaatggtccaatattcctaagtgtgacttagttacatggtatttttgtgcaaatgtgcctaaatttcttttaaaaatttagttataattttaaactctaatttggtgatttttatatgatttcatgtgtttttaaataatctaaatgCTATTTCAGTTTGTGCAAATTATAGAATATTGAATCAATAATTTAGCAACATAGGCATATGAGAAGGCATGTAGTGATTTAGGAAGAGTAGGCATTTAGTTATAAGGGAAGAGGAGTAggcataaacataagaaaaccttaggatgaaggaataaggaaaacaaagagtttttgatgattaacacCCCTCTATCTTATCCATTAGTTTTATTTACTACTAATTAAAATCTGTTGAGTTATTAAATAACTAATGTGACATCtaataagtgtaataaattaaaaatgatgtattttatttccaaaaaaaaaacaattatcttttcaaagagagtgccacttggcaaaacttcGTGCTCTCCCACGTGAgttctctgcttttatatatatattgattacatAAAGCTTGTTTTATTCTAAACATTCCACACTATCTAAGTATGGCCACATTACTTTTGGTAATAATTCA from Castanea sativa cultivar Marrone di Chiusa Pesio chromosome 6, ASM4071231v1 includes:
- the LOC142640830 gene encoding cysteine synthase 2-like isoform X2, giving the protein MAPVRTTGAIVAAAAISMAVLSYLFSSKKPNLALLKKKKKKPRNGLIDAIGNTPLIRINSLSDATGCEILGKCEFLNPGGSVKDRVAVKIIEEALESGKLAQGGVVTEGSAGSTAISLATVAPAYGCKCHVVIPDDAAIEKSQIIESLGATVERVRPVSITHRDHFVNIARRRALEANEAASKHRKANQMNGESLEQTIDYTTGGEKQSLALPHNCKGGFFADQFENLANFRAHYEGTGPEIWDQTGGSLDAFVAAAGTGGTVAGVSRFLQVTRGVMYTREEAEGQRLKNPFDTITEGIGINRLTQNFMMAKLDGAFRGTDLEAVEMSRFLLKNDGLFLGSSSAMNCVGAVRVAQSIGPGHTIVTILCDSGMRHLSKFCNAEYLSQHGLTPKAIGLEFLGIR
- the LOC142640830 gene encoding cysteine synthase 2-like isoform X1 — encoded protein: MAPVRTTGAIVAAAAISMAVLSYLFSSKKPNLALLKKKKKKPRNGLIDAIGNTPLIRINSLSDATGCEILGKCEFLNPGGSVKDRVAVKIIEEALESGKLAQGGVVTEGSAGSTAISLATVAPAYGCKCHVVIPDDAAIEKSQIIESLGATVERVRPVSITHRDHFVNIARRRALEANEAASKHRKANQMNGESLEQTIDYTTGGEKQSLALPHNCKGGFFADQFENLANFRAHYEGTGPEIWDQTGGSLDAFVAAAGTGGTVAGVSRFLQEKNPNIKCFLIDPPGSGLFNKVTRGVMYTREEAEGQRLKNPFDTITEGIGINRLTQNFMMAKLDGAFRGTDLEAVEMSRFLLKNDGLFLGSSSAMNCVGAVRVAQSIGPGHTIVTILCDSGMRHLSKFCNAEYLSQHGLTPKAIGLEFLGIR
- the LOC142637917 gene encoding serine/threonine-protein kinase ZRK1-like; the encoded protein is MRWSWFMPYHFFIKRIQEREERKERERAFYENGSLLLEKLIVCCNAKPIPIPTFSPQHLLLATNYFSSSELLGVYVAHWYKGSLEGRIVLIKRFKFMLRDFIINDLVISAQMSGHSNVLKPIGCCLETPCPISVFEFAANGVLADRIYVSRVTELKHQPMVWERRLKIARQIAHALSYLHTAFPRPVIHMHIDMSSILLDEHDVPKLSDFYLSVSIPEGEADVEAFFLDTPESKATGKVTEKADVYDFGGFLLELLTGEDSLNITRFTIDKDSSLVAYIHNRAQGSCINEIVDPAILAEDGEAGVSLLRQLQAVLDLALTCTEEDPQTRPTMVDVTKQLRRIERFTPTGEELGGNLQNLKLLESVEEHASASLKRNASSDEIQAVNEASERPLEV